DNA sequence from the Clostridia bacterium genome:
TCTTTATGTGGTCTGCACCGGGTGCATGACGGAAATGATCGGCGATGACACGGAGGGGGTGGTCAGCGATTTCCAGGAGGAGGGCTATCCCGTGATCGCCGTCAGCACCCCTAGTTTCAAGGGAGACAGCTATTACGGTTACGAAATCGCTCTGGACGGCATCTTTAACCGGTACCTGCCGCAAGCGGCGGCAAAGAACCCGAAGCTGGTGAATCTCTTTGGGCTGGTGCCGGGTTATGATCCCTTCTTCCGGGGAGACCTGGAGGAGATCGCCAGGCTATTGACGGAGCTGGGGCTGGAAGTGAATACCTTCTTTACCCCGGACCAGACCTTCGCCAACGTGCTGTCCGCGCCGCAAGCAGCCCTCAACATTGTGCTGTCCCGGGTGCGGGGGGTGGATTTCGCTAAAAGATTTGAGGCCAGGCACGGAACCCCTTACCTGGTTACCGATTTGCCCATCGGGCCCGAGGCCACGGACCGGTTCTTGACGGCAGTAGCCGAGCGGTTCGGCTTGGACCCCACCCCGGTCATCGAAAAGGGCAACCGGGAATTCTACGGTTACTTCGCCCGGGCCGCAGATGCTTTCTGTGACCAGGACCTGAAGTTCTACTTCATCACGGTCACCAATGCCACCTATGCCCTCCCCCTGGCCCATTACCTCAAAACGGAGCTGGGCTGGGTGCCGGCGGACTGCTTTGTCACCGACAGCCTCACGGAGGAGGAGAAAGGGGCCCTGGCCGGTGACATCCCCCTCACTTTTGCCACCGGGGTGCAGGAAATCGCGCGGCTCATTAATCTACGGCACCCCCGCTACCGGGGCCAGCGCTATTTTGATGATTTGTCGCCCCTTTACATCGTCGGGAGCAGTTTAGAGAAAAGAACGGCCCAGGCCCGGGGAGCGCGGCACTTGTCCGTGAGCTTTCCCGTTTACGACCGGCTGATCACCGATCGCGGTTACGCGGGCTACCGCGGCGGACTGCACTTATTTGAGGATTTGATCGGGCAGATTATGTCCGTGAAACCATAGGAGGTGCTTTCATGAGTTATTACGAACAAGGCGTGCCGCCGGTGCGAGACACCAGGCTTCAGATTGGAGACGCCTACGCCGGTCACGCCGCCGACCTGGTGCGCTGCGCCCGGGAAGGGTGCCTGCTCCTCAAGGGGCGCAGCTTTTGGCAGGCCGGTTCCTGCCAGATGGCTTTGACTCTCATGATGGCCACTACAGTGGAGAACTCCGTCATCGTGCTGCATGCCCCGGGGGGATGCGGGGCCTACCTGCACCAGATTTCCTTTCAAGCGGCGAAAGGGTGGAGGCAGCGGGGCAAAGCGGTACCACCCGTACCCTGGCTGACCACCAACCTCACGGAAGCGGATGTCATCGGCGGCGGGGAAAAGAAACTGCGGGAAACCATCGAGTACGCGGACCGGGAGTTTCGCCCCGAGATCATCTTCGTGGTGGTCACCTGCGCCCCCAGCATCATCGGCGATGACGTGGAGGAGGTGATCCGGCAGGTCCGGTCCACGGTGTCCGCGGAGGTGGTCAGTCTACACTGCGCCGGTTTCCGCACCCGGGTGGTGGCCAGCGCCTATGACGCCTTTTACCACGGCCTCCTGCGGGGTTTGGAGTTGTCCCCAAAGCCCTGGGTGGATTTCCGTCCTTTAAACCCTCATCTTGCGGAAAACGAACTGGCGGAGAAGCAGTACCGGTATCAAAAAAGCCGTACGGTAAATGTCTGGAACGCCACCAGTATCGGTCCTCAGGATGAGCGGGAAGTGGAGCGGTTGCTGAAGGCCCTGGGACTGAAGGTGCGGTTTTATGCCGAATACTCTTCCCGGGACGAACTGCGGCAGGTGACGGAGGCGGCCTTGAACGTCAGCCTGTGCAACGTCCATGACGATTACATGCTGAAATACCTGCAGGAGAAGTTCGGCATGCCCTATGTGATTGCCGGCATGCCCGTGGGATTCCGGCATACCAGGCACTGGTTGCGGCAAATCGCGGCCCATTTCGGTCTGGAAGAGGAAGCGACCCGCCTGGCGGACTACGAGGAGAGGCTCGCGCGGGAGGCCATGGAGCCCTGGCTGGCGCAGGTGCAAGGCAAACGAGTGCTAATCTGCGGCGGTGTGGTGCGGGCCGGGGCGGAAGCGACGGCTCTGGCGGAGCTGGGCTTTGAGGTGATTGGCATCCGGACCTACCATTACGACGAAGGGGCGGAGCCGGTCATGGCAGAGGTGGCGGCGGCCTTGGGGGAAACGCCGGTGACGGTGAGCAACCAGATGTTTGAGTTAACCCACCAGATCAAGACCTTGAAGCCGGACCTGGTGATCTCCCATAACGGCACCCAGGGGTATATCGCCAAGCTGGGGGTCCCGTCCATCCAGCTCTTCGACGTGGACCGGGTGTTCTTCGGGTACACGGGCTTATACCAGATCCTGCGGCGGATTGTGTTCGAGCTGAAAAACACTTCCTACCGGGAAAGACTGGCCCGGCACGTTAAGCTGCCGTATAAGCAGGGTTTCTTTGAAGGGGACACCTTCAAGTATATTAA
Encoded proteins:
- a CDS encoding nitrogenase iron-molybdenum protein subunit alpha yields the protein MSYYEQGVPPVRDTRLQIGDAYAGHAADLVRCAREGCLLLKGRSFWQAGSCQMALTLMMATTVENSVIVLHAPGGCGAYLHQISFQAAKGWRQRGKAVPPVPWLTTNLTEADVIGGGEKKLRETIEYADREFRPEIIFVVVTCAPSIIGDDVEEVIRQVRSTVSAEVVSLHCAGFRTRVVASAYDAFYHGLLRGLELSPKPWVDFRPLNPHLAENELAEKQYRYQKSRTVNVWNATSIGPQDEREVERLLKALGLKVRFYAEYSSRDELRQVTEAALNVSLCNVHDDYMLKYLQEKFGMPYVIAGMPVGFRHTRHWLRQIAAHFGLEEEATRLADYEERLAREAMEPWLAQVQGKRVLICGGVVRAGAEATALAELGFEVIGIRTYHYDEGAEPVMAEVAAALGETPVTVSNQMFELTHQIKTLKPDLVISHNGTQGYIAKLGVPSIQLFDVDRVFFGYTGLYQILRRIVFELKNTSYRERLARHVKLPYKQGFFEGDTFKYIKD